In one Anticarsia gemmatalis isolate Benzon Research Colony breed Stoneville strain chromosome 9, ilAntGemm2 primary, whole genome shotgun sequence genomic region, the following are encoded:
- the LOC142975210 gene encoding androgen-induced gene 1 protein-like, which yields MTAVRVMCVMVNGYSLLNIRLWFYSLALLHLLATAYVTLTIDLTVDEDPKVRAYDTVRWNLLTCWFNIITIVYLLLCIYCDWREKCCDETPQMDRLRNIRDVAMTAILFPVTGFGDTTFWILFNLAPDMIAPPRVFEYLPLWAQHSLHTISFVLVFIDLLLTPRTRPKSHRANLQMLIAFSVFYTFVMYVHYVLGYNVYSYLETASRTVCILSFICALTMSISFYCLQWYIIEYIWGNALIDKRTRDEQVVSNVDLYSKIAGVFGEVSRKHND from the exons ATGACAGCTGTCAGAGTGATGTGTGTGATGGTGAACGGGTACTCTCTTTTGAATATTAGGCTATGGTTTTACAGCCTGGCTTTGCTCCATTTGTTGGCGACTGCGTATGTAACGTTGACGATTGATTTGACCGTAGATGAAGACCCTAAAGTTAGGGCATATGATACTGTCAGATGGAATCTGTTGACCTGCTGGTTTAAT ataattACAATAGTTTATCTTCTGCTGTGCATATACTGTGACTGGCGAGAGAAGTGCTGCGATGAAACTCCGCAAATGGACAGACTGAGGAATATTCGGGATGTCGCAATGACGGCCATCTTGTTTCCCGTGACTGGA tttgGCGATACAACATTTTGGATATTATTTAACCTAGCTCCTGACATGATAGCGCCTCCCCGAGTGTTCGAGTACTTACCACTTTGGGCCCAGCATTCTCTCCACACGATCTCATTTGTACTGGTCTTTATAGATCTGCTACTGACTCCTCGGACCAGACCTAAGAGCCATAGAGCCAATTTGCAAATGCTGATTGCGTTCtcagtattttatacatttgt aatgTACGTGCATTATGTACTCGGGTACAATGTATACTCATACCTCGAAACGGCTTCCAGAACGGTCTGCATTTTGTCGTTCATCTGTGCTTTAACTATGAGTATTAGTTTCTATTGTCTGCAGTGGTATATCATCGAGTACATTTGGGGAAATGCTTTAATTGACAAAAGAACAAGAGATGAACAGGTTGTCTCAAATGTTgatttatattctaaaattgCGGGTGTTTTTGGTGAAGTATCTCGAAAACATAACGACTAG